Genomic window (Rosa chinensis cultivar Old Blush chromosome 6, RchiOBHm-V2, whole genome shotgun sequence):
AGATCTCGCCGATTAACACACCATCAATGTCCACAACCGCCACTGAGGTTTTTTGTGTCAGCGACTGAGTTATGAGCTGGACGGCGGAGTCAACCGGGGAGTGGTAGTTGATGGCCAAGATGTCAGCGGTGTTGATGAGGCCGAGTGAGTCGATTGAGACAGCAGGAAGGGGTGAGAAGACCCCAATAGAGTTGAGGAGGAACCGGACTACGTCTTCCTGCTCACACAGGCAGAACTCTTGTCCGCTGTGGATGGTGCTTGTGGTGCTGTTGATGAGTTTTGGGTGTTGCTTTCTTCTTGAGTTGCTGCTTAGCCTGGTTTGGATTGGTACCACCAGGTTCTGGATTCCTTGGAGCATTAGATCAATGGCTTTTAGTAAGCTGAAAACAGAGGAAACAGAGATTAGAGACTGTACTAATTAACCAAAATAAGTGaccaaatttgaaaactttttaaataaaatcagattagtTTTGCGAAAAGTATCAAAAAATTTTAACAATGAGTTGTACACAGCCaaaatgaaactgaaaatgaaaaaagCCCAGAATTTGAGTAAAACCAGAACTTTTGAGAGATGGGTTGGAATTGGTTAAGTACCTGCAAGAAGGCTCTACGTGCATCACGGTTCCTGCAGTCTctgtcatgatttcagagacgGGTGCCTTGAGAGCAGCGGAGGGAGACACGAGGTTGGCATCTTGGGAAAGGTAGCAAATCACATCGACCATGCAGACCTTCCCGACGCAGCGGCACTGATCACCGGCGAGGGTTTTGGAGTGGTGGTTGCAATCCCAAATGCTGAGGAAGTTTTCTTCGGAGGTTTTGAGGACCTCTAAGGCATCGGCGACGGTGGCGGAGACGGAGAGGGACCTCAGAGCCGGCTTGGCTAGACAGAGGTCGGATATCTCGTGCCTCAAGAAGCTCACTGCCATGCAAGACTGAAGGAAACAATGGAGAAGTGAGGAGGAAAGGTTGAAGAAGACGATGTAAAAGAAgcagaggagaggagaggagctGCTGAGGTTGTGGAGTAATGATGGTGGTCATAGTggggaggtatttataggagaacGATGCATTTGGTGAGGTCAGATAGTTTGGAAAAAATGTGGAGGTAGTAACATACGGACAAAATGGTGCGGGGGCCAtactaaacaaaagaattatCTCACAAATTGCAAAACTAGAGTCCAGATTTAGAGCATGTTGATCCATTTGAGCAGAGGCAAGGGGTAACAGGGCAAGGGGTGAGCATTCatccctttttttttactttgttaaaTTGTTAATCTCTCGGGGGCATGAACATGAACGAGAGTGAAAAATACGTATTAAAGTAAGTTTACCTGTTAGGTTATTGGGTCAGTACACTGTTCACTCTGTTTTCATCCGTTGTGTCTGGATTATTGGGTCAGTTACCGTTCATTGAACattatattaatttatttattgtaaaTGATAACTatatgatgtaaataaatagtagtGATGAACATTTTGAAAATACAACCAACGAAATCGTAAAGGTGGAGTACTTTATCGAACGTCCAGTGTTCAAGGAATCGAAATTACCGTTATACATATATAGATTACATTACTTCAAAACCGTTAGATCTCCTTATTAATTGAAACAAATGATCCAGATTTAGTGACTGTTGGTTTCAAATTTCTAAAGCAACTAATGGCTACATTGCACATGGCCTAAACAACTGTTTCTTTTTTGTGCTACGCGGCAAAAGCATGTTCCACACTCGTCAAATGCTTTTGCGACGCTACGCAACAAGAATTTGCTCTTGACCCAAAAACTGTAGGAATCACAATATACACTTCTAATTCGGAAGAATCATCCCTAAAGATAGACTactcaaaacctgtagaaatcACAATATACACTTTTAATATCAAACACCATCCTCAACTCCTGGAGtcaccctgctccctaaatcacatcaactccaattacacaaatacAAGTCTCAACTAAAAATCTTTAATCCCATAGGTTATCAGGGCAATCTAACAGAGTAAAAGAAATCAAGATATAAGTAGGTTTGATAGGAAGCCTACAATCAAAATACAACTGCAGCAGATGCTACGCCTCAAATCCTACTATGCTGAACCGGCTAATTTGCAAACTgtgcatttgaaactgaaaggcctgagggaaagtaattgaaaaacattagcgtgagtgaacaaaaataaataatatgaaaTAAAACGAAAAACGATaatttaatactttcccacatttactTTTGTAAAATCAATGATGCATGTAAGTgtttaagaaaaatatttcaaagaataataaatttgttgtgatgccccggaaattcgtatttattttccgaggattttccggaatctaaattatggttattggatggtttcgtggctcgtggatggagcggaagtgtttcaggtgaataattaattgaaaaatATGGTTTTAAGGGGGTTgcctaaggttgactttttatacgttgggattctccgaaaacttccttcacaaaagttgtagagcgcgtcgatacgagttcgtggacatgtggaacgcgagaatcggagttcgtatgaagaagttatggccattggaagaagtttccattttggtataaatagggaatttccgaaaataatttcataattttgatatttcctttttcggaaacccttttctctccgttctctctcctcagcctccgtgcgacccgacccaaacccggtgacccgacccgacttttccggccgttCCCGACGTCCGCCGGCGACGAAACCAACGCAGACGTGATAGCCACCATCTCGCCGACCTCCCTCTGGTGCTTGACGGGGACGGAGACCATTGGAAAGTGGAGATCGGAGGAGCTACAGTAGACGTAGTCGGATCCTGTCGGATTTTCTCAGTTTCCGGCGACTCCTCGGCCGATCGTTCTCAGTTTcagaatctcctcctccttctgatcatcctcataaccACCTTGTAGGACGATTTTGCgtgtggagtggaagatctaggtttgaaaatatACGGTGTACAACGAATCTGGGGTTTGATCAGACGGCTGCGATTGGCtgatcttgcaagcttgatctaggacgatctaggccgaaccaggcttagctccaggtatgaaagttgctctactcatcatgatgaacatttctggttggcttgattgttgtggtgttgagttttggccggtggtagttgtggtggttgcaccgccgactgtggcggcgttatggtggccttccggccatgtaatggctagtttctggtattgtatatcatccactcgtcgatacgagcgttttgatatataatacgcaatttttggagatcgtatgaatatattgtgatttttacggtttcggaccgtttgatgcttcgatctgtgaggatccgagcgtccgatcgacttgtggtttggacatatcgatcgtagaagtgttccggagacattgggtggtctcggatgtggtttcgcctcgattgacGTTACTTtggggatttagttcaaaataggggtttcggacttaaatcgtttgagaatcgttactgatttgaggtcattggtgattaggtgcttctaaaggtgaattggacgagttgttggtgatagttttggttcggttctgtatagaagacgcagcgggagtttcaaggtgagtaatctcacgaagttcatttcacgaacgggaatacccttattgttttgagagttatttagttaactgcaaactatagatggtattagtggcacttttgagtagatgattacgtgtgtgtatatatatattatgggatgtatatatatacatacgtattcatgtattagtagatatatgtttacgtgaaatatatatgttttgggtggtttgtggatttatgaaaacaatatgcatgaaataatgctttttattgttttggggtgaggcttttggaaaacaaatgatttgtggaaatgattgatttcgatttattttgaaaagcgttgagatttgagaaaagcgttgagatttgtgtatgaaaacaatgggcatgaattgatgctttttattgttttgtgttatggctttttcggaaaacaatgattatggaaatgttgatttcgattgttttcaaaagcgttgcgatttgtgtaacattttgggtcatgtgcgactcctttaatgttttgctccaagggacagtgcggcccgaggatcgaaggtctgagaccttgggcagaatatcaagtgaccacgtctttggccggacgagtggttacgtttttcagttagagctctaatctgtctgccatataggtaattcatggggtaacgggaattggttatttacaactcatgacattacgtatttttagggaacaaggtgtgagttgcttccttattaatggtttttaaggggacaaggtgtgagttgttttccttattaacgttttgatagaaatcaaggtgtgagttgctttctatggtacgattatggtacatttgataggaaacaaggtgtgagttgttttctatgttttatttgataggaaacaaggtgtgagttgttttctatgttttattgatagaaatcaaggtgtgagttgctttctatggtacgcttatggtacaactgatagaattcaaggtgcgagttgttttctatgttttattgatagaattcaagtgtgggttgttttctatgtttcgttttaaaaggaaacaaggtgtgagttgctttcttttatttcgatttgaaaggaaattaaagtgtgagttattctcctttatttcgtgttttaaggaatcaaagcgtgagttgttttccttatttttggcgtgagttgtgtgtggtttgagatactcatacgggcttgcaaaagcttaccgggtttgttgtgtggcaacccggtacactattcaaacggtgtaggggttaatcctgcaggttaggataatcggggctgaagctgaggtagcgcctttgcagctttacggtaggaagccatttttgtaactttaccgtcgataaggacttccgttgtatagttaactctgagctgcatttacgttttattttgttgttgacaatttaattcgtatgcttgtgtaatatataactctatggacgagtgtatattaaccttgagggttcagggcatcaatatctgtgtaagttaaagggaaaaagattccaggtattttgtattgatgactggacgttcacgcatatataattatggggttatatatatcgattttcatgtgtgtaaaatcaggggcgtgacatttgTGAAAACTGAAAACTTATAATTCAGACCAATGTCACCCCACTGGTTAAGTAGTGAAAGAAAACCGAGGATTCCGATAACTCGTAAATCAGGACAGCCCCACTAATCAAGTAAAATCGGaccagccccgctagtcaagtaaaaAGTAGAACAAGGAGAATAAGTATCGAAAGAAAACCGAGGATTCCTATAACTAGTAAATCTAGTCCAGCCCCGCTAATCAAGTAAAATTGAACTAGTACCGCTAGTCAAGTAAAAAGTAGAACAAGGAGAATACGTACGTATCAGTCATACAAGTGAGTATCCCAAGCCTAGGTAAAGACCTCTCAGGCCAAAAGTACTCCCATACTCCTGTACCTAACACCACAAAGGTGGATAGGGTATTGGGCTTTCATGATACTACCACTAAGGCAGCACCACATCACAACAAAGGCATAAAGGGCTTTTGTTACTCCACCTCGAAGGTAATAGTCACATCGCCTCGAAAATTGAAACGACATGCTAGCATGGTAACCTGCTCACAACAAGTATGGCATAGGATCTGAAGGTCATGACGGAATTCAAATCAAGTAAACAATTGTCAACCATTTCCAAAAATGATGATCGAGGATCAAGTATAACCAAATTTAATTCATATTCCGAAAAATAATCACCGAATACCAAAACAATAAACCATTTTATATTCCGAAAACAAGATATAAATAAACGATTATTTAGGAAACACTATCGCATGCAtattatttaaaaagaaaatgttCACTCATAGTATAAGGCTAATGAGGCCAAGCATATCGTTGAATGATGGCTCAGTACATCGTCCTGTACACCATTACAATTAGTAATGATAATTCAAAAATTAAATATGATTTTAAAACGAAACTTGAAAACCCCTGGCACAGGTAATTCGTCGAATCTCTGAAATCACATCAGAATCAACCCAAACTTCAAGAGTTTCACCAACTTAATTACTTTAGCATCCGAATGAAAAATAAGGACGATTCAACGATCAGATCTCCTCGAATTATAaatcaaaaataagaaaattctGAAATTCCGATCAATTTCAAAAGTTCACCAATCACCACAAAATTCATATCAACACCTTCGTATCGCCAAGCTCGATCAAATAAGCCAAGGCAGAAGGCGAGAAGAGGCACACGCGCCGCTGAGTCAACCCCTAAATTGGATCACAAAATAGGTGCCGAAATGTTCCTCTCAACAACCCCTTCCATTCCTAAAACTACAACAAAACCCAACTGGaatccaaaaaattgaaaatcaccTAAAAAAGAATCGGAAAAatcctagaatttcaattcttcGATTCTGCCTCCTTGCTTTGAATCAACGCAAGATACTTAATTGAATGGTTGGAAAAAGAATGATCAGCTTCAAAACCCTACTGGTGGAGCCGCCTGAGGAGGCCAAGAAACTGAGAACTGATCGGAAGAAGAAAACGGGTCAGCCGAGGACTTAAACTCTTTGATTCATCGTCGCCGCCTATTGGTGGAGTCTGAGGCTAGAAATCAAATCGACGAGAAGAGGCGAACCGAATGGTGCAGGTCCGGCGGCCTAAGGTGGCGCTATGATGGAGAATTCGTCTGGTTTCTGGTTCTGGTCGAGTTGGGTTCATGGGTTGTACGGAGAGAAAAATGGTTAGCGGCATGGGgtaagtttctgaaaatggaaacttaccaaagGTAAATGGGCTATTTTTAGTAAATTTTTCAGAacaataatttttaattttttagaccataactttctcatcaATTCCAGCGTGCCACGTGTCCATGTTCTTGATTTAACGtcatctacaactttcatggaAAATTTTCTCACATGATGAAcgaaacaaaaagtcaactttttagTCCACTAAAAGTTCGaaacaaaagtaaaaagtaaGAATAGTTGTCGtctactgtccaaatgactagtaaaccggtaaattaAGGTAAGACACGTAACAATACTTTGGTACAAGCAATGCAGAATGAAAAAGAAGGCAAGCCTACAGCCAAGAAGAGGGGGTGCCTGTTGGtatcaaagaaaaagaacccCCCAAAGTAGAAGAAGCAATATGAGGAAGCTTGTCCTCTCCGTCTAGCCTATCCAAACATACCTCCTTGCCCAACGTCATATGGTAAGGAGAAAATCTGAGCTAAAAGTAGGTAGTTGTTTTCTACCTGCAAACTATAAGATTTTTTTACATCTTGATAATGGAACTCTTGAAGTACCGTAATTGAGCGCATTGGCGAAGGGAGTTTCACGTAATATTATCTTTTTGTATGGTAATGTTATAGTTTGTTAGGCTCCATGAATAAGTGAGATTCGATGTACAAATGAATGGTACATAGTTCCCATATTGGAAGATTTATAAGTGTCGTTCTGGCTTGCGATTGttaatgaaaattttcatttacttaaaaaaaatgaaaactataTCTTTTtctagaaaaaacaaaaaaaaaattgaaaatttttgatCCATCAAGTATCACAGTGTAAGATGATATTAACAAAAATAGATTAACATAACTAAAAAGTCAATTCATCATTTGGAACATTTTTGAATCCCGCATTTTTGAATCGACAAATGAATTGGGCAACTCTTTAGTTGAATCAACTAATACTAGAAACTGCTCACACACCATATGGGTGTAGAGAAGTGGGTGGTTACCAATCTAGAAGTGTGTAGTTAATTTATGAAAAATAATATTATACAtgttaaaattatttatttaaattttgactttttcttcTCTGACAATTAGATGgatatattaatttatttaatattttaagggtataaaagtaaaaaatttcagttttgactaacaaactctcttctcttaatgaTAGTATAGATAGATTATGtatataaaatatttgaaattcttGATAAAGTAATAATTACAAACTTTTCTAATAAATTCATTCAAAAATGAAATTTCTTTTGGaataaaactagaaaattaaatttcaccatttttttttcaaacaagaGTTTTTGGCAATGTCGATTGTGACAAATTTACATCATAATTGTtaatgagataaaaaaaattacctcCTTAATTTCATTAGGAATCACTACCTCCTCTATACATGAGGTGCCTTCGCCAATAAGTTTTGTGGCCTTTTTTCCCCGTTTGATTGAACCAAGTATTGAAGCCTTCTGTGGCTCTATAAGGACTGGTTTAATGTGGTGATCAGGTTTTGTAGTCTCGATAAGTTTTGCTCTTAGAGCAACTCTAACCGCTTCTCTATAATttatgtattatagggaagcaaaaattaaaatctccataatttttttgctccaactccaacagattccttattTTAAAGATTACTGtaaatttagaaaattttattttctctttcatcactatccctaaaat
Coding sequences:
- the LOC112170151 gene encoding CBS domain-containing protein CBSX5, which produces MAVSFLRHEISDLCLAKPALRSLSVSATVADALEVLKTSEENFLSIWDCNHHSKTLAGDQCRCVGKVCMVDVICYLSQDANLVSPSAALKAPVSEIMTETAGTVMHVEPSCSLLKAIDLMLQGIQNLVVPIQTRLSSNSRRKQHPKLINSTTSTIHSGQEFCLCEQEDVVRFLLNSIGVFSPLPAVSIDSLGLINTADILAINYHSPVDSAVQLITQSLTQKTSVAVVDIDGVLIGEISPFTLSSCDESVAAAIATLSCGELMAYIDCGGPPEYLIKIVTERLKQRKLQGALESYSSSTSSSNSPMFSSSSSSSDEESSVYPSSTRMVRSGRFSRSNSYSARMVRRAEAIVCHPKSSLVAVMIQAIAHRVNYVWVIEDDCSLVGIVTFSGMLKVFREHLETMC